One window of the Oncorhynchus clarkii lewisi isolate Uvic-CL-2024 chromosome 19, UVic_Ocla_1.0, whole genome shotgun sequence genome contains the following:
- the LOC139375178 gene encoding receptor expression-enhancing protein 1-like — MVSWIISRLVVLVFGTLYPAYSSYKAVKSKDVKEYVKWMMYWIIFALFTTMETITDIFICWVPFYYELKIAFVVWLLSPYTKGSSVLYRKFVHPTLSSKEKDIDDYLCQAKDKSYDTLVTFGRKGLNVAATAAVLAATKSQGVLSDRLRSFSMHDLSAYQSDPTEVDSGSVPSQSAAGQQRARTMMRSKSESGYTKGQDLDMTEYEVLRFDLCDTKELLSHAITPLKPTLPPSPSLTPQPSPPSLAPPAPEQTEDMGGETSTSTPQLRLIKRKAPEPPPRDIRPLTRSRTAQLPSNREAM, encoded by the exons ATGGTTTCTTGGATAATCTCTAGACTTGTGGt GCTTGTATTTGGCACACTATATCCTGCATACTCCTCATACAAAGCTGTCAAGTCAAAGGATGTGAAGGAATAT GTGAAATGGATGATGTACTGGATCATATTTGCACTATTCACCACCATGGAAACCATCACGGATATATTTATCTGTTG GGTTCCTTTCTATTATGAGCTGAAGATTGCCTTTGTGgtatggttactgtctccttacACAAAGGGGTCCAGTGTTCTATACAGGAAGTTTGTTCACCCGACACTATCTTCAAAAGAGAAG GATATTGATGACTATCTCTGCCAAGCAAAGGACAAAAGCTACGATACTCTGGTGACTTTTGGGAGGAAAGGTTTGAATGTAGCAGCCACAGCTGCAGTCCTGGCAGCGACAAAG AGCCAAGGAGTACTGTCAGATAGACTACGAAGTTTCAGCATGCATGACTTGTCCGCCTACCAGTCCGACCCAACTGAGGTGGACTCTGGATCTGTCCCGAGTCAGTCTGCAGCTGGACAACAGAGGGCCAGGACCATGATGCGCAGCAAGTCAGAGAGTGGCTACACCAAGG GGCAGGATTTGGACATGACTGAGTATGAGGTGTTGAGATTCGACCTGTGTGACACCAAGGAGCTGCTGTCCCACGCTATTACACCCCTCAAACCCAcactccctccttcaccctcccTGACCCCCCAGCCCTCTCCACCATCCCTTGCACCCCCAGCACCAGAGCAGACTGAGGACATGGGGGGGGAAACGTCAACAAGCACCCCACAGCTCAGGCTGATTAAGAGGAAGGCGCCTGAG CCTCCTCCTAGGGACATAAGACCTCTCACAAGATCCAGGACTGCCCAGCTGCCTTCAAACAGAGAAGCCATGTGA
- the LOC139374250 gene encoding proprotein convertase subtilisin/kexin type 5-like, which translates to MECWGVLTAIAAACLLGVGVSQTTASMLALSVMNTTFIENVTETTTFSETPTGSETPTVSETPTVSETPTFNEKVTATPHMILSTTSPGCSALCEACVPGSYSDKDTFLCSCCREPGLCLFTGACLLCSRGFFQSLAGQQQCLPCSQGFYTNFTGSPLCQSCPAGSYSNNTGSDSCQSCSPGFYMSQQNATLCSPCQRGTFCNSSSCALCQICPAGTESLQAAAKECTPCRPGLHKAPRQSMCQICSSGFFQIHWGQETCNLCPENHYCPSPDVNPIRCPGVAFCPEGSTAPGYCMETFFRKAGEDCELAPITIALLVIGGGVALLFVILLVLRRMRDTGGELSLARQFLLTKERPQGEYYGIPCDAEPVYAGW; encoded by the exons ATGGAATGTTGGGGAGTTTTGACTGCGATAGCTGCCGCTTGTCTGCTAG GTGTGGGGGTGAGCCAGACAACGGCTTCGATGCTCGCTCTTTCTGTGATGAACACCACATTCATTGAGAATGTGACAGAAACAACCACATTCAGTGAGACCCCTACAGGCAGTGAGACTCCTACAGTCAGTGAGACCCCTACAGTCAGTGAGACCCCTACATTCAATGAGAAAGTGACAGCAACCCCGCATATGATCCTCAGCACCACATCCCCAGGCTGCTCTGCCCTCTGTGAGGCCTGTGTCCCAGGGTCCTACTCCGACAAAG ACACCTTCCTGTGTTCCTGCTGCCGTGAGCCAGGGTTGTGTCTGTTCACTGGGGCTTGCCTCCTATGTTCCAGAGGGTTCTTTCAGAGTCTGGCTGGACAACAGCAATGTCTGCCCTGCAGCCAGGGTTTTTACACCAA TTTCACCGGAAGCCCTCTGTGTCAGTCCTGCCCCGCAGGCTCCTACAGCAACAACACAGGCTCCGACTCCTGCCAAAGTTGTTCTCCAG GTTTCTATATGTCTCAACAAAATGCCACATTGTGCAGTCCATGTCAACGAGGAACATTCTGCAA CTCCTCCAGTTGTGCTCTGTGTCAGATCTGTCCTGCTGGTACAGAGTCCCTCCAGGCTGCTGCCAAGGAGTGCACACCTTGTCGTCCAG GCCTGCACAAGGCTCCCCGTCAGAGTATGTGTCAAATCTGCAGCAGCGGCTTCTTCCAGATCCACTGGGGCCAGGAGACCTGTAACCTCTGCCCAGAAAACCACTACTGCCCA AGTCCAGACGTGAACCCCATCCGGTGCCCTGGCGTTGCCTTCTGTCCTGAAGGCAGCACTGCTCCAGGTTACTGCATGGAGACCTTCTTCCGCAAGGCAGGGGAGGACTGCGAGCTGGCCCCTATCACCATTGCTCTACTTGTCATTGGAGGAGGTG TGGCCCTACTCTTTGTCATCCTACTGGTGTTGCGTCGAATGCGAGACACAGGTGGAGAGCTTTCCCTCGCGCGACAATTTCTGTTAACCAAAGAGAGGCCGCAAGGTGAATACTACGGGATCCCATGTGACGCCGAGCCAGTATACGCTGGTTGGTGA
- the LOC139375179 gene encoding large ribosomal subunit protein bL35m, with the protein MAAIMARNVPGLMRPLTLFARGQQICLFSTIINRQTVQRSLVTTPAWASLSAKGFQTPKQSILQRVAPLIPSLVQQPSRNLTYISVKKGKRKSVKSVVKRFMRLHCGLWIRRKAGYKKKLWKKLPARKKRLREHVFCNKTQNKLLDKMTTKFWKRRNWFVNDPYKKYHERVNLKV; encoded by the exons ATGGCAGCCATCATGGCCAGGAACGTCCCTG GCTTGATGAGGCCGTTGACTCTGTTTGCCAGGGGGCAGCAGATATGTCTGTTCTCCACCATAATCAATCGTCAAACTGTCCAGAGGTCTCTGGTCACTACTCCTGCATGGGCTTCTCTGTCCGCCAAAGGCTTCCAGACACCCAAGCAGAGCATCCTGCAACG GGTTGCACCTCTCATTCCCAGCCTGGTCCAGCAACCAAGCAGAAACCTCACGTACATCAGTGTGAAAAAAGGGAAGAGGAAATCTGTGAAGTCAGTGGTGAAGAGGTTCATGCGTCTGCACTGTGGCCTGTGGATTAGACGCAAG GCTGGATACAAGAAAAAACTGTGGAAGAAGTTGCCTGCCAGAAAGAAGCGTTTAAGGGAGCATGTGTTTTGTAACAAAACACAGAATAAGCTCTTGGACAAAATGACCACAAAATTCTGGAAGAGGAGGAACTGGTTTGTCAATGATCCCTACAAGAAATATCATGAACGTGTCAACCTAAAAGTCTAA